A region of Culicoides brevitarsis isolate CSIRO-B50_1 chromosome 1, AGI_CSIRO_Cbre_v1, whole genome shotgun sequence DNA encodes the following proteins:
- the LOC134827094 gene encoding zinc finger CCHC domain-containing protein 24-like — protein sequence MPPTVISPTVLTGPRYNSDMVLESTETTQSNNHSICSPPLQWFYMPVGQTGDALSPSSKVCPPVWRPFPTAQTYPYNGNYNPTSPINTSHDPTFDLCDQFNELCIDNYKQKPLRIPPANYLCHLCFKKGHYIRDCPQARPRIDGKTPYQGKRRCFGEYKCPKCKRKWMSGNSWANMAQQCIKCQMNVYPHKQRPLEKPDGLDVSDQSKVHQQMLCEMCRQLGFYCRRVR from the exons atGCCGCCAACTGTTATATCACCAACGGTGTTAACGGGTCCACGATATAACTCAGACATGGTGCTGGAATCGACGGAGACGACACAGTCGAATAATCATAGTATTTGCAGTCCGCCGTTGCAGTGGTTCTACATGCCAGTGGGACAGACAGGGGATGCCTTAtcg ccttCATCGAAAGTTTGTCCGCCAGTGTGGCGTCCCTTTCCAACAGCACAAACGTACCCCTATAACGGCAATTATAATCCCACATCTCCCATCAATACGTCGCACGATCCAACGTTTGACTTGTGCGACCAATTCAATGAGTTATGCATCGACAATTACAAGCAGAAGCCCTTGAGAATTCCGCCAGCGAATTATTTGTGTCATTTGTGTTTCAAGAAAGGACATTACATAAGGGATTGTCCACAA gCACGTCCCAGAATTGATGGAAAAACTCCGTATCAGGGCAAAAGACGCTGTTTTGGAGAGTACAAGTGCCCGAAATGCAAAAGGAAGTGGATGAGTGGCAATTCATGGGCAAATATGGCGCAGCAATGTATCAAGTGTCAAATGAATGTTTATCCACACAAACAG agaCCTTTGGAGAAACCAGATGGCCTCGATGTCTCCGACCAAAGCAAGGTGCATCAACAAATGTTGTGTGAAATGTGTCGACAGCTCGGTTTCTACTGCCGTCGTGTCAGATAA